Proteins encoded by one window of Halosolutus gelatinilyticus:
- a CDS encoding carbohydrate-binding family 9-like protein, whose protein sequence is MKQYTITRVRGDVPLGDAVDGTPWEATPEFRIDEFSWHESGPKPLTIGRACYDDEAIYLQFFVEDDDITASVTELNGPTFEDSSVEFFADPTPAEDSLYVNFEPNCCGQFKLAWQEAGWQERGLDRDLISPELADRISVRTSVPGSTADGDFDVDGWWLAAAIPFDVLSELTGREIAPTAGTEWRGNFYRSGVASDSQKATWNPIEKPEPVFHSPEYFGRLRFA, encoded by the coding sequence GTGAAACAGTACACGATCACCCGCGTACGAGGCGACGTTCCGCTCGGCGACGCCGTCGACGGAACGCCGTGGGAGGCGACGCCGGAGTTTCGCATCGACGAGTTCTCGTGGCACGAAAGCGGTCCGAAGCCGCTGACGATCGGCCGCGCCTGCTACGACGACGAGGCGATCTACCTGCAGTTCTTCGTCGAGGACGACGACATCACCGCGTCGGTGACCGAACTCAACGGCCCGACCTTCGAGGATAGTTCCGTCGAGTTCTTCGCCGATCCGACACCCGCAGAGGACTCGCTGTACGTCAACTTCGAGCCGAACTGCTGTGGCCAGTTCAAACTGGCCTGGCAGGAGGCCGGCTGGCAGGAGCGAGGGCTCGATCGCGACCTGATCTCGCCCGAACTCGCCGATCGGATTTCGGTCCGGACCTCGGTTCCCGGCTCGACGGCCGACGGCGATTTCGACGTCGACGGCTGGTGGCTCGCTGCCGCGATCCCCTTCGACGTCCTCTCGGAACTAACCGGCCGAGAGATCGCGCCGACCGCGGGGACGGAGTGGCGGGGCAACTTCTACCGCAGCGGCGTCGCCTCCGACTCCCAGAAGGCGACCTGGAACCCCATCGAGAAGCCCGAACCCGTCTTCCACTCGCCGGAGTACTTCGGTCGACTTCGGTTCGCGTGA
- a CDS encoding RICIN domain-containing protein, which yields MARDIVRAENVPSTTAEASTDDGANVVQWSDNGGDHQRWTFESI from the coding sequence ATGGCACGAGACATCGTAAGAGCGGAGAACGTCCCATCGACGACGGCCGAGGCGTCGACCGACGACGGCGCGAACGTCGTTCAGTGGTCGGACAACGGCGGGGACCACCAGCGCTGGACGTTCGAGTCGATCTGA
- a CDS encoding oligogalacturonate lyase family protein — translation MGDELRQGPNAGRTLPAERERYDDPETGARVTRVTNDPDADSRHLYFTEPGWYDDGRRLLIRSDRDGTRQLYSIALESGEITQLTDLPAAISGVTRIATEPTALFWCDDRLVALDLETLAVTPLYELPDGYAGSIAAGTADGTRAVTAISEELDIERDPDDREQWIADRMTAGPRSTVLSVPLEGGDPTVHVEEHRWLNHVNASPTRPELITYCEEGLWEEVDRIRAVNLETDETWVVRPTDEEEAVGHEYWLADGETIGYHGWRGSRDDPEAFFGHVRYDGTERHEWPAPDLYTHFHSNSRELVVGDGTYRGAPFDLLWERDDEADEYRTPRKLAAHGWSGDDDVHPHSRLSPDGDSVVFDSSRGGTSSDVYLVEIPDDLGELPEFDGIPVPRNA, via the coding sequence ATGGGAGACGAGTTACGACAGGGGCCGAACGCCGGCCGAACGCTACCCGCGGAGCGCGAGCGGTACGACGATCCGGAGACGGGCGCGCGCGTCACGCGGGTGACGAACGATCCGGACGCCGACAGCCGCCACCTCTACTTCACCGAGCCGGGATGGTACGACGACGGCCGACGGCTGCTGATCCGCTCGGACCGCGACGGCACGCGCCAGCTCTACTCGATCGCACTCGAGTCGGGCGAGATAACGCAGTTAACCGACCTTCCGGCGGCGATCAGCGGCGTTACCCGCATCGCGACCGAACCGACGGCGCTGTTCTGGTGCGACGATCGCCTCGTCGCGCTCGACCTCGAGACGCTCGCGGTGACGCCGCTGTACGAGCTTCCGGACGGCTACGCGGGAAGTATCGCCGCGGGGACGGCCGACGGAACGCGGGCCGTCACGGCGATCTCGGAGGAACTCGACATCGAGCGAGATCCCGACGACCGCGAGCAGTGGATCGCCGACCGGATGACCGCCGGTCCCCGATCGACGGTGCTCTCGGTACCGCTCGAGGGCGGCGACCCGACCGTCCACGTCGAGGAGCACCGGTGGCTCAACCACGTCAACGCGTCGCCGACTCGCCCGGAACTCATCACGTACTGCGAAGAGGGGCTGTGGGAGGAGGTCGATCGGATCAGAGCGGTGAACCTCGAGACGGACGAGACGTGGGTCGTCCGACCGACCGATGAGGAGGAGGCCGTCGGCCACGAGTACTGGCTCGCCGACGGCGAGACGATCGGCTACCACGGATGGCGGGGGAGCCGCGACGATCCCGAGGCGTTCTTCGGCCACGTTCGATACGACGGCACGGAACGACACGAGTGGCCGGCGCCGGATCTCTACACGCACTTCCACAGCAACTCGCGCGAGCTGGTCGTCGGGGACGGCACGTACCGCGGCGCGCCGTTCGATCTGCTCTGGGAGCGGGACGACGAGGCCGACGAGTACCGAACGCCCCGCAAGCTGGCCGCACACGGCTGGAGCGGCGACGACGACGTTCACCCTCACTCGCGGCTGAGTCCCGACGGGGACAGCGTTGTCTTCGATAGCTCTCGCGGCGGGACCAGCAGCGATGTTTACCTCGTCGAGATTCCCGACGACCTCGGCGAACTCCCCGAGTTCGACGGAATACCGGTACCGCGGAACGCGTAA
- a CDS encoding alpha-N-arabinofuranosidase — translation MTDARITVHTEASIDRIAPEVHGHFSEHLGRCIYGGIWHADSADEGGFREDTVSLLADLDLPVLRWPGGCFADDYHWEDGIGPQADRPRRRNLFWAQGPEEIPEESNAFGTDEFLEFCERIGTEPYLAANVGSGDPQEAANWVEYCNYDGDTELADRRRENGREEPYGVKYWGLGNENWGCGGQMTPEQYADEYRRFATYVGTMDNLMLDHDLELIACGFEQHEWNRRFLEKVNESPWGVDFPLDHLTLHHYYGRTISVAEADEDQYDRFLADALEMERHIERMAGAINAVATTRDIGVIIDEWGAWHTEATADNGLEQPGNVLDALSAAAVLDIFNDYSDVVTMTNIAQTVNVLQCLVETDETDAWARPTYRVFDLYAPHKGNEAVRTTVETPSRELADDRKLPLVGASASVGDDETYVTVTNLDCREDHAVELSLEGTRLDEGDVRAEILFADQDPAREVTADNADEFTAADLAVSTDGDSIEAELPPSTVAAISIR, via the coding sequence ATGACTGACGCACGTATAACAGTCCATACTGAGGCGAGTATCGATCGGATCGCGCCCGAAGTCCACGGGCACTTCTCCGAGCACCTCGGTCGGTGTATCTATGGAGGCATCTGGCACGCGGACAGCGCCGACGAGGGCGGATTCCGGGAAGATACCGTCTCGCTGCTGGCCGATCTCGATCTCCCCGTGTTGCGGTGGCCGGGCGGCTGTTTCGCCGACGACTACCACTGGGAGGACGGCATCGGGCCGCAGGCGGACCGACCGCGCCGCCGAAACCTCTTCTGGGCACAGGGTCCCGAGGAGATCCCCGAAGAGTCGAACGCCTTCGGCACCGACGAGTTCCTCGAGTTCTGCGAGCGGATCGGAACCGAGCCCTACCTCGCAGCCAACGTCGGGTCCGGCGACCCCCAGGAGGCGGCGAACTGGGTCGAGTACTGCAACTACGACGGCGACACCGAACTCGCGGACCGACGCCGCGAGAACGGCCGCGAGGAACCCTACGGCGTGAAATACTGGGGACTCGGCAACGAGAACTGGGGCTGTGGCGGCCAGATGACCCCCGAACAGTACGCCGACGAGTACCGCCGGTTCGCGACATACGTCGGCACCATGGACAACCTGATGCTCGATCACGACCTCGAGCTCATCGCCTGCGGGTTCGAGCAACACGAGTGGAACCGCCGCTTCCTGGAGAAGGTCAACGAATCGCCCTGGGGCGTGGATTTCCCGCTCGACCACCTCACGCTGCACCACTACTACGGACGGACGATATCCGTCGCCGAAGCCGACGAGGACCAGTACGATCGGTTCCTCGCGGACGCCCTCGAGATGGAACGCCACATCGAGCGCATGGCCGGGGCGATCAACGCGGTGGCAACGACCCGCGACATCGGCGTGATCATCGACGAGTGGGGCGCCTGGCACACCGAAGCGACGGCCGATAACGGCCTCGAACAGCCGGGGAACGTACTCGACGCGCTCTCGGCGGCGGCCGTCCTCGACATCTTCAACGACTACAGCGACGTCGTGACGATGACGAACATCGCCCAGACGGTCAACGTCCTCCAGTGTCTCGTCGAAACCGACGAGACCGACGCGTGGGCGCGGCCGACCTACCGCGTGTTCGACCTCTACGCACCGCACAAGGGCAACGAAGCCGTTCGAACGACCGTCGAGACGCCGAGTCGCGAACTCGCAGACGACCGAAAACTTCCGCTCGTGGGCGCGTCGGCGTCGGTCGGCGACGACGAGACGTACGTGACGGTCACGAACCTCGACTGCCGCGAGGACCACGCCGTCGAACTCTCCCTCGAGGGGACGCGTCTCGACGAGGGTGACGTCCGCGCCGAGATCCTGTTCGCCGATCAGGACCCCGCACGCGAGGTGACGGCCGACAACGCCGACGAGTTCACCGCCGCGGACCTCGCCGTCTCTACCGACGGCGACTCGATCGAGGCAGAGCTGCCGCCGTCGACGGTCGCCGCGATCTCGATCCGATGA
- a CDS encoding family 78 glycoside hydrolase catalytic domain, whose product METRQPVDLRTSRSSNPIGIDEPNPVFRWRVESDRRGARQTAFRVVVASTPERLAAGEGDVWDTGKRSSDRPAVAYDGPPLESGTTYRWAVRVWDESDEPGPWSDPARWETGLLEPSDWKAAWIRRPADGAFERGRFTYLRREFTLDGTVTRARAYVSASHRYELSVNGRVVDEGPAPSYPDHQYYRTVDLAADLTAGENAIGALCNWNGAGQGRPAAEPGFVCQLDVTFADGRERTIATDGSWRVREAEWRADAPLRNDEIAEPVEIIDARRAPDGWAEPGFDASAWASAAVVGTHPTEPWERLLAQRTDTVRSPVESESIERLESGAYVIDFGRVYAGVPRVRFENGTDGHRVAFRAGYRLEDDGSVAETAGTQWTDMRYEYVQRDGSGTFRAFNYLGFRYLQIDDPGESIDAEQVRLLARRHDVPDERAATFASANETIDAVFELARHSALYGSQEQFVDTPTREKGQFLLDAFNISETTTHAFAERTLSRRTIAAFVRSQDRYWADEGRLNAVYPNGDGKRDIPDFTVSFPEWVWRYYRTAGDRAILQRAYPVVRAIAAYVERHVDAETGLVTALSGGEGGPYEEGIVDWPPEMRYGYDREWPARTTVNVLCASALGRAADVAAELDRPARERSRYRERQRVLEAAIDDQLRRGDRYVDGCDATDASDSSSQHANALPLAFGLVPEERTDAVADRVIEQGMAMGPMMVPWLLEALEVADRPEAIVDLVTDPEADGWANILAQGGTFTWESWHCRDRSLPDDHRRNRSESHAMGATVLVTILRALLGVRLDETGIAGERVEIRPPESGLESASGRVPTERGTVAVSWTRSDSAGGEAGDGGEPLRLEATIPWNTAATIALPTDDRDAVATVDGEPVRAGENARTFPDGVSAARRGERLEIDVESGMYRFALE is encoded by the coding sequence ATGGAAACGCGACAGCCCGTAGATTTGCGAACGAGCCGTTCGTCGAACCCGATCGGGATCGACGAACCGAATCCGGTCTTCCGCTGGAGAGTCGAGTCCGACCGCCGCGGCGCTCGCCAGACGGCGTTCAGGGTCGTCGTCGCGTCGACGCCGGAGCGACTCGCCGCGGGTGAGGGTGACGTTTGGGACACCGGAAAGCGATCGTCCGACCGACCGGCGGTCGCGTACGACGGGCCGCCGCTCGAGTCCGGGACGACCTACCGCTGGGCGGTCCGCGTCTGGGACGAGTCCGACGAGCCCGGCCCGTGGAGCGACCCGGCGCGATGGGAGACCGGGCTGCTCGAGCCCTCCGACTGGAAGGCGGCCTGGATCCGTCGCCCCGCGGACGGCGCGTTCGAGCGCGGCCGATTCACCTACCTGCGCCGCGAGTTCACCCTCGACGGAACGGTAACACGGGCCCGGGCGTACGTCTCCGCCAGCCACCGGTACGAACTCTCGGTCAACGGCCGCGTCGTCGACGAGGGTCCGGCGCCGTCGTATCCGGATCACCAGTACTACAGGACGGTCGATCTCGCTGCCGACCTGACGGCGGGCGAGAACGCGATCGGCGCGCTGTGCAACTGGAACGGCGCCGGACAGGGACGGCCCGCCGCCGAGCCCGGGTTCGTTTGCCAGCTCGACGTGACCTTCGCCGACGGGCGCGAGCGCACGATCGCGACGGACGGGTCGTGGCGCGTCCGCGAGGCCGAGTGGCGGGCGGACGCGCCGCTTCGAAACGACGAAATTGCGGAACCGGTCGAGATCATCGACGCTCGCCGGGCGCCGGACGGGTGGGCCGAACCCGGATTCGACGCGTCCGCGTGGGCATCCGCAGCCGTCGTCGGCACCCACCCGACGGAGCCGTGGGAGCGACTCCTCGCACAACGCACCGACACCGTGCGGTCGCCGGTCGAATCCGAGTCGATCGAGCGGCTCGAATCCGGCGCGTACGTTATCGACTTCGGGCGCGTGTACGCCGGCGTCCCCCGGGTGCGCTTCGAAAACGGGACCGACGGACACCGGGTCGCATTCAGAGCGGGGTATCGACTCGAAGACGACGGCTCGGTCGCGGAGACGGCGGGCACGCAGTGGACGGACATGCGATACGAGTACGTCCAGCGCGACGGTTCGGGGACGTTCCGCGCGTTCAACTACCTCGGATTCCGATACCTGCAGATCGACGATCCCGGCGAGTCCATCGACGCCGAGCAGGTGCGGCTGCTGGCGCGGCGTCACGACGTTCCCGACGAGCGAGCGGCAACGTTCGCGTCCGCGAACGAGACGATCGACGCGGTCTTCGAACTTGCGCGCCACTCGGCGCTGTACGGCAGCCAGGAGCAGTTCGTCGACACGCCGACTCGGGAGAAAGGCCAGTTCCTGCTGGACGCGTTCAATATCTCGGAAACGACGACGCATGCTTTCGCGGAACGGACGCTGAGCCGGCGGACGATCGCGGCGTTCGTCCGCTCACAGGACCGGTACTGGGCCGATGAGGGACGGCTGAACGCCGTCTACCCGAACGGCGACGGCAAGCGCGATATTCCGGATTTCACGGTTTCCTTCCCCGAGTGGGTCTGGCGGTACTACCGAACTGCCGGCGACCGGGCGATCCTCCAGCGCGCGTATCCGGTCGTGCGGGCGATCGCGGCGTACGTCGAGCGCCACGTCGACGCCGAAACCGGGCTCGTCACGGCCCTCTCGGGCGGCGAGGGTGGTCCCTACGAGGAGGGAATCGTCGACTGGCCGCCCGAGATGCGCTACGGCTACGATCGGGAGTGGCCCGCCAGAACCACGGTCAACGTCCTCTGTGCGAGCGCGCTCGGCCGAGCGGCCGACGTTGCGGCCGAACTCGACCGGCCGGCCCGCGAGCGGTCGCGCTACCGCGAGCGTCAGCGCGTGCTCGAGGCGGCGATCGACGACCAATTGCGGCGGGGCGACCGCTACGTCGACGGTTGCGACGCGACCGACGCGAGCGATTCTTCGTCCCAGCACGCCAACGCCCTGCCGCTCGCGTTCGGGCTCGTTCCCGAGGAGCGAACCGACGCGGTCGCCGATCGGGTGATCGAACAAGGGATGGCGATGGGGCCGATGATGGTTCCGTGGCTGCTCGAGGCCCTCGAGGTCGCGGACCGTCCCGAGGCGATCGTCGATCTGGTGACGGACCCCGAGGCGGACGGCTGGGCGAATATCCTCGCGCAAGGCGGTACCTTCACCTGGGAGAGCTGGCACTGCCGGGATCGATCGCTGCCGGACGACCACCGGCGCAATCGTAGCGAGTCCCACGCCATGGGCGCGACGGTGCTGGTGACCATCTTACGGGCGCTGCTCGGCGTCCGCCTCGACGAGACCGGGATCGCAGGCGAGCGCGTCGAGATCCGGCCGCCCGAGTCGGGACTCGAGTCGGCGTCGGGGCGGGTGCCGACCGAACGGGGCACCGTCGCGGTCTCGTGGACGCGGAGCGACAGCGCGGGCGGCGAGGCGGGCGACGGCGGCGAACCACTTCGGCTCGAGGCGACCATCCCGTGGAACACCGCGGCGACGATCGCGCTCCCGACGGACGATCGCGACGCCGTCGCGACCGTCGACGGCGAACCGGTTCGTGCGGGCGAGAACGCGCGGACGTTCCCCGACGGCGTCTCGGCCGCTCGGCGCGGAGAGCGACTCGAGATCGACGTCGAATCGGGGATGTACCGGTTCGCGCTCGAGTAA
- a CDS encoding glycoside hydrolase family 4, whose protein sequence is MHRLGGNSRVQSRPSVKIGYVGGGSQGWAHTLINDLLQCTDIAGSVSLYDVDYESAAKNAKLGNRLADRSDVSGDWTFEARRALDDALADADCVICSIQDPPEETFVHDIDAPQEYGIYQTVADTVGPGGTIRALRAIPQYREIAATVREQCPDAWVINYTNPMTVCTRTLYEEFPDINAIGLCHEVLEVQRFLSEIAETYVDGAADVDPDEINVTVKGVNHFTWIDEAYWRDHDIFQYLDRELEKRQPLPGFEPGDLDDDSYWTNHRRVAFDLYDRFGLFGAAGDRHLAEFVPWYLALDEPAEIQRWGIRLTPSSARVGGNEGPAKMNRYLDGDEEFEFTESNEEAVDIVRALVGLEPVKTHVNYPNRGQTPDLPTGAVVETNAVITGGGVDPIVAGELPREIRSMVMTAVNNQETLVEAGFEGDLDLAFQAFLNDPLVTVRRDEAQELFAELVELEHDYFEAYDLDDAAVLQD, encoded by the coding sequence ATGCACCGACTCGGCGGAAACTCTCGAGTACAGTCACGACCATCGGTGAAGATCGGCTACGTCGGCGGCGGGAGTCAGGGGTGGGCGCACACGCTCATCAACGACCTCCTGCAGTGTACGGATATCGCCGGGAGCGTCTCGCTCTACGACGTCGACTACGAATCGGCCGCGAAGAACGCGAAGTTAGGCAACCGCCTGGCGGATCGATCCGACGTCTCCGGCGACTGGACGTTCGAGGCGCGCCGCGCTCTCGATGACGCCCTTGCGGACGCGGACTGCGTGATCTGTTCGATTCAGGATCCGCCCGAGGAGACGTTCGTCCACGATATCGACGCCCCGCAGGAGTACGGCATCTACCAGACGGTCGCCGATACGGTCGGCCCCGGCGGGACGATTCGCGCGCTCCGCGCGATCCCGCAGTACCGCGAGATCGCGGCGACGGTTCGCGAACAGTGTCCCGACGCGTGGGTGATCAACTACACGAACCCGATGACGGTCTGTACCCGGACGCTCTACGAGGAGTTCCCCGACATCAACGCCATCGGCCTCTGTCACGAGGTGCTCGAAGTGCAGCGATTCCTCTCGGAGATCGCCGAGACCTACGTCGACGGCGCCGCCGACGTCGATCCGGACGAGATCAACGTGACGGTAAAAGGAGTCAACCACTTCACGTGGATCGACGAGGCGTACTGGCGCGATCACGATATCTTCCAGTATCTCGATCGCGAACTCGAGAAACGACAGCCGCTTCCGGGGTTCGAACCCGGCGACCTGGACGACGACTCCTACTGGACGAACCACCGCCGGGTCGCGTTCGACCTCTACGATCGGTTCGGCCTGTTCGGCGCGGCCGGCGACCGCCACCTCGCGGAGTTCGTCCCCTGGTACCTCGCGCTCGACGAACCGGCGGAGATCCAGCGGTGGGGAATCCGCCTGACGCCGAGTTCCGCCCGCGTCGGCGGCAACGAGGGGCCGGCCAAGATGAACCGCTATCTGGACGGCGACGAGGAGTTCGAGTTCACCGAGTCCAATGAAGAGGCCGTCGACATCGTCCGCGCGCTCGTCGGTCTCGAGCCGGTCAAGACCCACGTCAACTATCCGAATCGCGGACAGACGCCCGACCTGCCGACGGGAGCCGTCGTCGAGACGAACGCCGTTATCACCGGCGGTGGGGTCGATCCGATCGTCGCCGGCGAACTCCCCCGCGAGATCAGATCGATGGTAATGACGGCCGTGAACAATCAGGAGACGCTCGTCGAGGCCGGCTTCGAGGGCGACCTCGATCTCGCCTTTCAGGCGTTTCTCAATGATCCGCTCGTCACGGTTCGACGCGACGAAGCGCAGGAACTGTTCGCCGAACTCGTCGAACTCGAGCACGACTACTTCGAGGCCTACGACCTCGACGACGCGGCCGTTCTCCAGGACTGA
- a CDS encoding Gfo/Idh/MocA family protein has translation MTYRVAVIGTGSEPENPGRDGYAMAYHHAEGYTQVDECDLVACADIVSENARAFAGEYDIDEDGVFADYEEMLEAVEPDTVSLCVPPSIHAPIAIDCIRSGVVEAIHCEKPMADTYGGARTMALEAARHGVQLTFNHQRRFSDAVRTAKELLDAGEIGELERVEFSAPVGIFDYGSHSFDLCNYFNDEVPADWVFGQIDYREENVLFGSHNENQAVVLWEYENGVHGLGTSDSADDRGPASAVACHNRLIGAEGTIEVGPVGDESEDLPTLRIRRAGDERWETVETEDGLHSWEFVDRAIAETVRCLREGEEPELGAQNALNATEQIFGAWESARQRGRVDLPLEIDDNPLESMIESGELSPEPMETEDA, from the coding sequence ATGACATACCGAGTCGCAGTGATAGGCACCGGTTCGGAACCCGAAAATCCCGGCCGAGACGGCTACGCGATGGCGTATCACCACGCGGAAGGATACACCCAGGTCGACGAGTGCGACCTCGTGGCGTGCGCGGACATCGTCTCGGAGAACGCGCGGGCGTTCGCCGGCGAGTACGATATCGACGAGGACGGCGTCTTCGCGGACTACGAGGAGATGCTCGAGGCCGTCGAACCCGACACCGTCTCGCTGTGCGTGCCCCCGAGTATCCACGCGCCGATCGCGATCGACTGCATTCGATCGGGCGTCGTCGAGGCGATCCACTGCGAGAAACCGATGGCCGACACGTACGGCGGCGCGCGAACGATGGCCCTGGAGGCGGCCCGCCACGGCGTGCAGTTGACGTTCAACCACCAGCGACGGTTCAGCGATGCGGTGCGGACGGCGAAGGAACTGCTCGACGCCGGCGAGATCGGCGAACTCGAACGCGTCGAGTTTTCGGCGCCGGTCGGCATCTTCGACTACGGGAGCCACTCCTTCGACCTCTGTAACTACTTCAATGACGAGGTGCCTGCCGACTGGGTGTTCGGCCAGATCGACTACCGCGAGGAAAACGTGCTGTTCGGCTCGCACAACGAGAACCAGGCCGTCGTCCTCTGGGAGTACGAAAACGGCGTCCACGGACTCGGGACGAGCGACAGCGCCGACGATCGCGGGCCGGCGAGCGCGGTCGCGTGTCACAACCGGTTGATCGGTGCCGAAGGCACGATCGAGGTCGGCCCGGTCGGCGACGAGAGCGAGGATCTACCGACGCTGCGGATCCGACGCGCCGGCGACGAGCGGTGGGAGACGGTCGAAACCGAAGACGGCCTCCACAGCTGGGAGTTCGTCGACCGTGCGATCGCCGAAACCGTCCGGTGCCTGCGAGAGGGCGAGGAACCGGAACTCGGCGCGCAAAACGCGCTGAACGCGACCGAACAGATCTTCGGCGCATGGGAGTCCGCGCGCCAGCGCGGTCGGGTCGACCTCCCGCTCGAGATCGACGACAATCCGCTCGAATCGATGATCGAATCCGGCGAACTGTCTCCCGAACCGATGGAGACGGAGGACGCGTAG
- a CDS encoding hydroxypyruvate isomerase family protein: MARISICVEMVYDDEPFADRISRAAEAGADAVEFWDWREKDLETIAETADAADIPIVSCVAGGTLTDPDAADDAVETIRESIEMASGLGIPTLIVTTGPDQDGLDRTTQHDSIVDVLSRVAPDAEAADVTLVLEPLNRAVDHPNYYLETSEEGFEIVDEVGSPNVKLLYDVYHQQVTEGNLIRTITDNVDRIGHFHIADVPGRHEPGTGELDYEAIIRAIDETAYDGYVGCEFSPIGGADEAVDTVLSWR; this comes from the coding sequence ATGGCCCGGATTTCGATCTGCGTCGAGATGGTCTACGACGACGAGCCGTTCGCCGATCGCATCTCGCGGGCCGCCGAGGCGGGTGCCGACGCCGTCGAGTTCTGGGACTGGCGCGAGAAGGACCTCGAGACGATCGCGGAAACCGCCGATGCGGCCGACATTCCCATCGTCAGCTGCGTCGCGGGCGGAACGCTGACGGATCCCGACGCGGCCGACGACGCCGTCGAGACGATCCGCGAGTCGATCGAGATGGCGTCCGGTCTCGGGATCCCCACGCTCATCGTGACGACCGGACCGGATCAGGACGGCCTCGATCGGACGACCCAACACGACAGCATCGTCGACGTCCTCTCGCGAGTCGCGCCCGACGCCGAAGCGGCGGACGTGACGCTCGTGCTGGAGCCGTTGAACAGGGCCGTCGATCATCCGAACTACTACCTCGAAACGTCCGAAGAAGGGTTCGAAATCGTCGACGAGGTCGGATCGCCGAACGTGAAACTGCTGTACGACGTCTACCACCAGCAGGTGACCGAAGGAAATCTCATTCGGACGATCACCGACAACGTCGATCGCATCGGCCACTTCCACATCGCCGACGTACCCGGCCGCCACGAACCCGGGACGGGCGAACTCGACTACGAAGCGATCATCAGGGCGATCGACGAGACGGCGTACGACGGGTACGTCGGCTGCGAGTTCTCGCCGATCGGTGGCGCCGACGAAGCGGTCGACACCGTGCTAAGTTGGCGCTAA